A window of SAR202 cluster bacterium contains these coding sequences:
- a CDS encoding PAS domain-containing protein — MNGNPDEGRPAPAGPDAPPARPSQLDETAARLAELARFPEMNPGPVMRVTHEGTILMANRTALQAFGANLFGNRWPQTCPGMGEELWQGICNSPEMVAVEARTGGRDYVFRHRRDLESNLVFVYGADISELKETQQALKQSEQRFSELARFPDMNPGPVMRVDKDGYILMANRAALSVFGNGLLGKCWPDTCPGMGEEGWKHVQESPDMVAVEARVGDRDYVFRHRHDVQSTLVFVYGAEITELKEAQKALRQSEKLAALGKLSAGLAHELNNPAAAAKRAAAQLAERLAEVERLSLRLGIAGFTEGEYALLRELRDELAANAPKLRDMGPLDRADREEAVTMWLESRSVPEPWMLAPQLAALGVTRLDGLAGSVNPDALADALAWAGKTMAVLELIETVSTSTGSMSELVSAVKSYSYMDRAPEQ; from the coding sequence GTGAACGGCAATCCTGACGAAGGGCGGCCAGCACCGGCCGGCCCAGATGCCCCCCCAGCCCGGCCATCGCAGTTGGACGAGACCGCCGCCAGGCTGGCAGAGCTTGCCCGCTTCCCGGAGATGAACCCCGGCCCCGTCATGCGCGTAACTCATGAGGGGACCATTCTCATGGCGAACCGCACCGCCCTCCAGGCCTTCGGCGCGAACCTCTTCGGCAACCGGTGGCCCCAGACCTGCCCCGGCATGGGCGAGGAGCTCTGGCAAGGCATCTGCAACTCCCCCGAAATGGTGGCCGTGGAGGCCCGCACAGGCGGCCGCGACTACGTGTTCCGCCACCGCCGCGACCTGGAGTCCAACCTCGTCTTCGTTTACGGCGCAGACATCTCCGAGCTCAAGGAGACGCAGCAGGCGCTGAAACAGTCCGAGCAACGCTTCTCCGAGCTGGCCCGCTTTCCGGACATGAACCCCGGTCCCGTCATGCGCGTCGACAAGGATGGGTATATCCTCATGGCCAACCGCGCCGCCCTCTCGGTCTTCGGCAATGGCCTCCTCGGCAAGTGCTGGCCGGACACCTGCCCCGGCATGGGCGAGGAAGGCTGGAAGCATGTGCAGGAGTCGCCGGACATGGTTGCCGTGGAAGCGAGGGTAGGGGACCGGGACTACGTATTCCGCCACCGCCACGACGTCCAGTCCACCCTGGTATTCGTCTACGGCGCCGAGATAACGGAGCTCAAGGAGGCGCAAAAGGCGCTCCGCCAGTCAGAGAAGCTGGCGGCCCTTGGGAAACTCTCCGCCGGCCTCGCGCACGAGCTCAACAACCCCGCCGCAGCGGCCAAGCGCGCCGCGGCTCAGCTGGCGGAGCGCCTGGCGGAGGTGGAGCGCCTCTCCCTGCGGCTGGGCATCGCGGGATTCACTGAAGGCGAGTACGCACTGCTCAGGGAGCTCAGGGACGAGCTCGCCGCTAACGCCCCGAAGCTGAGAGACATGGGACCTCTGGACCGCGCTGACCGCGAGGAGGCAGTGACGATGTGGCTGGAGTCGCGCAGCGTCCCCGAGCCCTGGATGCTCGCTCCCCAGCTCGCCGCGCTGGGCGTGACGCGTCTCGACGGCCTCGCCGGATCGGTAAACCCGGACGCGCTGGCCGACGCGCTCGCATGGGCAGGCAAGACAATGGCGGTCCTGGAGCTGATCGAGACGGTCTCCACGAGCACGGGCAGCATGTCCGAGCTTGTGAGCGCGGTGAAGAGCTACTCCTACATGGACCGCGCGCCGGAACAGTAG
- a CDS encoding HAMP domain-containing histidine kinase, with translation MDVHDGIESTLRILSHKFKKGTRLEREYDRSLPKIFTLGGELNQVWTNLVDNAVDAAGDSGTVTVRTRGEPGMLVVEVIDNGPGIPEHLQQRTFEPFFTTNDVGKGTGLGLDTARRIVAERCFGEIGFQSAPGNTRFWVRLPLDRRELMESRAS, from the coding sequence ATAGATGTCCACGACGGTATCGAAAGCACGCTGCGCATCCTCTCTCACAAGTTCAAGAAGGGCACGCGCCTTGAGCGGGAGTACGACCGCTCACTGCCCAAAATCTTCACCCTCGGCGGCGAGCTTAACCAGGTCTGGACCAACCTTGTGGACAACGCCGTCGATGCCGCGGGGGATTCCGGCACGGTCACCGTGCGAACTCGCGGCGAGCCGGGTATGCTGGTAGTAGAGGTCATCGATAACGGACCGGGAATTCCGGAGCACCTGCAGCAGCGCACCTTCGAGCCCTTCTTCACGACCAATGATGTCGGCAAGGGCACGGGCCTGGGGCTGGACACGGCGCGCAGGATAGTCGCAGAAAGGTGCTTCGGTGAGATAGGCTTCCAGTCCGCGCCGGGCAACACCAGGTTCTGGGTCCGCCTTCCGCTGGACAGGCGGGAGCTAATGGAAAGCAGGGCGAGTTAA
- a CDS encoding fumarylacetoacetate hydrolase family protein, translated as MRIVRYLAPGAKAPAVGIIVRGDKISEVPGSGGDLGVLTLLDTAGLRQVASAATVTHDLKKVKLLAPVGRPGKILCLAANYHPTDKRKEVNLDRDTPKFFIKPSSAMVGPDEAISYFPVTTSLIQEIELGVVIGKPGRNISKEKALDHVFGYTIINDVSSRSLNFAKERENVYYFDWLNGKWLDGHCPVGPWVVDKASIADPHKLSLKTYVNGELRIDSSTSNMIFDIGRQIEYISKMCVLEPGDLIATGVALAKAGEGEKMLQPGDVIEGVVEGVGKLTNPVVKAS; from the coding sequence ATGCGAATCGTTCGTTATCTTGCGCCGGGGGCGAAGGCGCCCGCGGTGGGTATCATCGTGCGCGGGGACAAGATTTCCGAGGTGCCGGGGTCGGGCGGCGACCTTGGCGTGCTGACGCTGCTGGACACGGCCGGCCTGCGGCAGGTGGCATCCGCGGCGACGGTCACCCACGACCTCAAGAAGGTGAAGCTGCTCGCTCCCGTGGGCAGGCCGGGCAAGATCCTCTGCCTCGCCGCCAACTACCACCCCACGGACAAGCGCAAGGAAGTAAACCTGGACAGGGATACGCCCAAGTTCTTCATCAAGCCCTCCAGCGCGATGGTTGGCCCGGACGAGGCCATATCCTACTTCCCCGTCACAACGAGCCTTATCCAGGAGATCGAGCTCGGCGTCGTCATCGGCAAGCCGGGACGCAATATCTCGAAGGAGAAGGCGCTCGACCACGTCTTCGGCTACACGATCATCAACGACGTCTCCTCGCGCAGCCTTAACTTCGCCAAGGAGAGGGAGAACGTCTACTACTTCGACTGGCTGAACGGCAAGTGGCTGGACGGCCACTGCCCCGTCGGCCCGTGGGTTGTCGATAAGGCCTCGATCGCCGATCCCCACAAGCTCTCGCTCAAGACCTACGTCAACGGCGAGCTCCGCATCGATTCCAGCACCAGCAACATGATCTTCGACATCGGCCGCCAGATCGAGTACATCTCGAAAATGTGCGTGCTCGAACCCGGCGACCTTATCGCCACCGGCGTTGCGCTTGCGAAGGCCGGCGAGGGCGAGAAGATGCTCCAGCCCGGCGACGTCATCGAGGGCGTCGTCGAGGGAGTTGGGAAGCTGACGAACCCGGTCGTGAAGGCGTCGTAG
- the ispE gene encoding 4-(cytidine 5'-diphospho)-2-C-methyl-D-erythritol kinase: protein MGQAIRCGAVRPMISINAYAKINLSLEILGKRPDGYHEVVTVMQTVSLHDTLTLEAAPEISLECDRPDLGDESNLAIKAARLLRERASHPGGALIRLEKRIPVAAGLGGGSSDAAAALKGLNTLWGLRLSEDELRAIGAELGSDVPFFIHGGTAMAQGRGERIRPLPPISLEWFVILCPKIELPNKTAALYRRITPADYTPGHLTRKLEARIRDHHGDVPPQLLYNAFDGVAKEAFPGLKEYWDAFYALGAREIHLAGAGPSLFAPVSRKELGTALQLMLKHRHGWEAHLVSAWRPEGTR from the coding sequence ATGGGGCAAGCTATACGATGCGGTGCGGTCCGCCCAATGATCTCCATCAACGCCTACGCCAAGATCAACCTCTCGCTCGAAATCCTCGGGAAGCGGCCGGACGGCTACCACGAGGTCGTGACCGTCATGCAGACCGTAAGCCTGCACGACACGCTCACGCTGGAGGCCGCGCCGGAGATATCGCTGGAGTGCGACAGGCCGGACCTGGGAGACGAGAGCAATCTGGCTATCAAGGCAGCAAGATTGCTGCGTGAGCGCGCCAGCCACCCCGGTGGCGCGCTGATCCGCCTGGAGAAGCGCATACCCGTCGCAGCGGGCCTCGGCGGGGGCAGCTCGGACGCCGCGGCCGCGCTGAAAGGGCTGAACACCCTCTGGGGGCTGCGCCTTTCCGAAGACGAGCTGCGCGCGATCGGGGCGGAGCTGGGGTCGGACGTGCCGTTCTTTATCCACGGCGGGACGGCGATGGCGCAGGGTCGCGGCGAGCGCATACGCCCGCTGCCGCCGATCAGCCTGGAGTGGTTCGTCATCCTGTGCCCGAAGATCGAGCTTCCCAACAAGACGGCGGCGCTCTACAGGCGCATTACGCCGGCGGACTATACGCCGGGACACCTGACGCGCAAGCTGGAGGCGCGCATCCGCGACCACCACGGCGACGTCCCGCCGCAGCTGCTGTACAACGCATTTGACGGCGTGGCGAAGGAGGCGTTCCCCGGGCTGAAGGAGTACTGGGACGCCTTCTACGCGCTCGGCGCGCGGGAGATACACCTTGCGGGCGCGGGACCGTCGCTGTTCGCGCCGGTCTCCCGCAAGGAGCTCGGCACCGCCCTCCAGCTCATGCTCAAGCACCGCCACGGCTGGGAAGCGCACCTCGTCTCCGCCTGGCGCCCGGAGGGCACCCGCTAA
- a CDS encoding DEAD/DEAH box helicase: MCPPIEHLCLKGRPEGRYHSKENLRPGPRMTLFPPQQTSPLDDVWVAIDLETTGLESESDEIIEVGAVKFRGSEVLDTFQSLVNPRRQLPPFIRSFTGITQAEVDGAPLFQQVARDLAVFVGNNPLLGHNVQFDLGFLNQKGLRFSNTRCDTWDMAYMLLPGQREYSLGKLAAYFGLDTGRAHRAVADADAARQLFLKLADIACGLDPFTLAEMERLAAKSNWVLSHFIRRMARTTPSPFGRSAEGLSLRERKEGTGGADKQEPPSYIGVTGYDIRDIKDRIKHLKALKANSEMKPIDIEQVEWALSSRGPMAQEMPAFEERQEQIVMARAVAKAINDSERLIVEAGTGTGKSLAYLLPAAMYAVANNKRVVISTNTINLQEQLLNKDIPTLVKALSGVDGFSESEFHYTLLKGRSNYLCLKKWAHMRGADSLADDEARMMAKVLMWLRTTQTGDRNELNLGHRNASMPWERLSAQGARDCNGMNGVCFLRAARERAAGAHITVVNHALLMTDLIAGSALIPEYDILIVDEAQHLEEEATKHLGFEVGQQAIDDHLQTLGGDKGLINQAVTAFRGSKAAETRRKSVEEAASNIGALLPGIRESQAAMFSAMHSVIGEATGGESGQDLRVTPSTRGKPEWMRLSTMWENADVYLSQLDKELQSLGKTLEGLDQAKLVDYEALTFEVANAVQRTAEIRLHLAEYFSKPEDDGIYWVTVNRRNSNITLYAAPLHVGEQLETLLYSQKESVIFTSATLSTNRTFDHIRERTGFLDSKDVLLGSPFDYPLAALLCVPQDIPEPSEWAYQSVVERAVTDAATAASGRTMALFTSHAALQSTAAALRGPMQTMGVDVLAQGADGTPHQLIQKFIDNPKSVILGTASFWEGVDIPDNLLKVLIVAKLPFSVPTEPVFSARSELYENPFMEYAMPQAILRIRQGFGRLIRRKTDRGVAIILDKRVISKKYGRDFIRSLPPATLRACKASDLGREIRAWIG; this comes from the coding sequence ATGTGTCCGCCCATCGAACATTTATGCTTGAAGGGGCGCCCTGAAGGCAGGTATCATTCGAAGGAGAACCTCCGCCCAGGACCGCGCATGACCCTCTTTCCCCCACAGCAGACATCCCCCCTCGATGACGTGTGGGTGGCCATAGACCTGGAAACGACCGGCCTGGAGTCCGAGAGCGACGAGATCATCGAGGTCGGCGCGGTCAAGTTCCGGGGGAGCGAGGTGCTCGACACCTTCCAGTCGCTCGTGAACCCGCGCCGGCAGCTCCCGCCGTTCATCCGGAGCTTCACCGGCATCACGCAGGCGGAGGTGGACGGCGCGCCGCTCTTCCAGCAGGTGGCCCGCGACCTGGCCGTGTTCGTCGGCAACAACCCCCTCCTGGGCCACAACGTGCAGTTCGACCTGGGCTTCCTCAACCAAAAGGGGCTGCGCTTCTCCAACACCCGCTGCGATACCTGGGACATGGCGTACATGCTCCTGCCGGGCCAGCGCGAGTACTCGCTTGGCAAGCTGGCCGCCTACTTTGGCTTGGATACCGGACGCGCCCACAGGGCGGTGGCGGACGCAGACGCGGCGCGGCAACTCTTCCTCAAGCTGGCGGACATAGCATGCGGACTGGACCCCTTCACGCTGGCGGAGATGGAGCGGCTGGCGGCGAAGTCCAACTGGGTGCTATCCCACTTCATCCGCCGCATGGCACGAACCACACCCTCACCCTTCGGCCGGAGCGCCGAAGGCCTCTCCCTGAGGGAGAGGAAAGAAGGGACGGGCGGAGCGGACAAGCAGGAGCCCCCCTCCTACATCGGTGTGACGGGCTACGATATCCGCGATATCAAGGACCGGATCAAGCACCTCAAGGCGCTCAAGGCGAACTCCGAGATGAAGCCCATCGACATCGAGCAGGTGGAGTGGGCGCTCAGCAGCCGCGGCCCCATGGCGCAGGAGATGCCGGCGTTCGAGGAGCGGCAGGAGCAGATCGTCATGGCCCGCGCGGTCGCAAAGGCAATCAACGACAGTGAGCGCCTGATCGTGGAGGCCGGCACAGGCACCGGAAAGTCGCTCGCATATCTCCTCCCGGCGGCGATGTACGCCGTGGCCAACAACAAGCGCGTGGTTATCTCCACCAACACGATCAACCTGCAGGAGCAGCTTCTCAACAAGGACATTCCCACGCTCGTGAAGGCGCTCTCCGGCGTGGACGGCTTCTCGGAGTCGGAGTTCCACTACACGCTCCTCAAGGGCCGCTCCAACTACCTGTGCCTCAAGAAGTGGGCGCACATGCGCGGCGCAGACAGCCTTGCTGACGATGAGGCCCGCATGATGGCGAAGGTGCTGATGTGGCTCCGAACGACGCAGACCGGCGACCGCAATGAGCTGAACCTGGGCCACCGCAACGCGTCTATGCCGTGGGAGAGGCTGTCAGCCCAGGGCGCGCGCGATTGCAACGGCATGAACGGCGTGTGCTTCCTCCGCGCCGCGCGAGAGCGGGCCGCGGGCGCGCATATCACCGTCGTGAACCACGCGCTCCTCATGACGGACCTCATCGCCGGCAGCGCGCTGATCCCGGAGTACGACATCCTGATCGTCGACGAGGCGCAGCACCTGGAGGAGGAGGCGACGAAGCACCTGGGCTTCGAGGTGGGCCAGCAGGCGATCGACGACCACCTGCAGACGCTCGGCGGCGACAAGGGCCTCATCAACCAGGCGGTGACGGCCTTCAGAGGCTCGAAGGCGGCGGAGACGAGGCGCAAGTCGGTGGAAGAGGCGGCAAGCAATATCGGCGCGCTCCTCCCGGGCATACGCGAGTCCCAGGCCGCGATGTTCTCCGCCATGCACTCCGTCATCGGCGAGGCCACCGGCGGCGAGTCCGGGCAGGACCTGCGCGTCACCCCATCCACGCGCGGCAAGCCGGAGTGGATGCGGCTCTCGACGATGTGGGAGAACGCGGACGTGTACCTCTCGCAACTGGACAAAGAGCTGCAGTCGCTGGGGAAGACTCTCGAGGGGCTGGACCAGGCGAAGCTGGTGGACTACGAGGCGCTGACCTTCGAGGTCGCGAACGCCGTCCAGCGCACCGCGGAGATCAGGCTGCACCTGGCGGAGTACTTCTCGAAGCCGGAGGACGACGGCATCTACTGGGTGACCGTGAATCGCAGGAACAGCAACATCACCCTGTACGCCGCGCCGCTCCACGTGGGCGAGCAGCTCGAGACGCTCCTGTATAGCCAGAAGGAGTCCGTCATCTTCACGAGCGCGACGCTAAGCACGAACCGCACGTTCGACCACATCCGCGAGCGCACGGGCTTCCTGGACTCTAAAGACGTGCTGCTGGGCTCGCCGTTCGACTACCCTCTCGCGGCGCTACTGTGCGTGCCGCAGGACATCCCGGAGCCCTCCGAGTGGGCGTACCAGTCGGTGGTGGAGAGGGCGGTCACAGATGCGGCCACGGCGGCGAGCGGCCGCACGATGGCGCTATTCACCTCCCACGCCGCGCTGCAGTCCACCGCGGCCGCCCTGCGCGGCCCCATGCAGACGATGGGCGTGGACGTGCTGGCGCAGGGAGCGGACGGCACGCCGCACCAGCTCATCCAGAAATTCATAGACAACCCGAAGTCGGTCATCCTGGGCACCGCCAGCTTCTGGGAGGGCGTCGACATCCCGGACAACCTGCTCAAGGTGCTCATCGTCGCCAAGCTGCCGTTCTCGGTTCCCACGGAGCCCGTCTTCTCCGCTCGCTCGGAGCTCTACGAGAACCCGTTCATGGAGTACGCCATGCCGCAGGCGATCCTCCGCATCCGCCAGGGGTTCGGCCGCCTCATCCGCCGCAAGACGGACAGGGGCGTCGCAATCATCCTGGACAAGCGGGTCATCTCGAAGAAGTACGGCCGCGACTTCATCCGCTCTCTCCCGCCGGCGACGCTTCGCGCCTGCAAGGCTTCCGACCTCGGCCGCGAGATCCGGGCGTGGATAGGGTAG
- a CDS encoding DUF2442 domain-containing protein: MSHPIHRVTAFEHLGAYSLLVRFSDGSSQAINFLPVLAGEIYGELRNPDLFGQVRIDPEVHTLVWPNGADFDPATLHDWPEHLPALRAMAQKWAAHKAG; the protein is encoded by the coding sequence ATGTCGCATCCAATCCACAGGGTTACCGCCTTCGAGCATCTGGGCGCATACTCTCTCCTGGTGCGCTTCAGCGACGGCAGTTCGCAGGCCATAAATTTCCTGCCCGTCCTTGCCGGGGAGATTTACGGCGAGCTGCGTAACCCCGACCTGTTCGGCCAGGTCCGCATTGATCCCGAAGTCCACACGCTCGTGTGGCCCAATGGCGCCGACTTCGACCCGGCGACGCTTCATGACTGGCCGGAGCATTTGCCTGCCCTGAGGGCGATGGCCCAAAAGTGGGCTGCGCACAAGGCGGGTTGA
- a CDS encoding DUF4160 domain-containing protein, producing MYAEPGGQHHGPHLHAYYQENVGIYAIDSIGLIGGSLPKRQHRFVEAWAELHQDELMKNWERLQSGRLPMKIEPLK from the coding sequence ATGTACGCAGAGCCCGGCGGACAGCACCACGGTCCGCATCTGCATGCCTATTACCAGGAGAATGTTGGGATATATGCTATCGACTCCATTGGGCTTATCGGCGGCAGCCTGCCCAAACGCCAGCATCGTTTCGTAGAAGCATGGGCGGAGCTGCACCAGGACGAGTTGATGAAGAACTGGGAACGCCTGCAATCCGGCCGATTACCGATGAAGATTGAGCCGCTCAAGTAG
- a CDS encoding SMP-30/gluconolactonase/LRE family protein has product MAVTLKDLVAGEPKQIATGFGFTEGPVWHPDGYVLFTQIDKEPHFIWKVAPGKEKELWRSGTGRATGLTLDLQGRVIACEQLNRRVSRQEKDGTVVGIATHCEGKRLNRPNDVVGISDGSLYFTNRGAGSYPPEQTDIPQNGVYRIAPNGDVQPAVYPFVDPNGLAFSPDEKTFYLINTRPSMHIDAFDVQKDGSLTNQRRFHTFKETGEPGFPDGMKLDQDGRIYCTGPGGIHVIEPNGNVIGVIKLPEQSINMGWGDADNKTLYVAAMTSVYSLRMHVAGLKIPRAKK; this is encoded by the coding sequence ATGGCAGTTACTTTGAAGGACCTTGTTGCCGGCGAGCCGAAACAGATCGCAACGGGCTTCGGCTTCACCGAGGGGCCTGTTTGGCACCCGGACGGGTACGTCCTCTTCACGCAGATAGACAAGGAGCCGCACTTCATCTGGAAGGTCGCGCCCGGCAAGGAAAAGGAGCTATGGCGCTCCGGCACCGGCCGCGCCACAGGCCTCACGCTGGACCTGCAGGGCAGGGTGATTGCCTGCGAGCAGCTTAACCGCCGCGTCTCCCGCCAGGAGAAGGACGGCACGGTGGTGGGCATCGCCACCCACTGCGAGGGCAAGCGGCTGAACCGCCCCAACGACGTTGTGGGCATCTCGGACGGCAGCCTGTACTTCACCAACCGCGGGGCGGGATCGTACCCGCCGGAGCAGACGGACATCCCTCAAAACGGCGTCTACCGCATCGCCCCCAACGGCGATGTGCAGCCGGCCGTATACCCGTTCGTGGACCCTAACGGCCTCGCCTTCTCGCCGGACGAGAAGACCTTCTACCTCATCAACACGCGTCCATCTATGCACATCGACGCGTTCGACGTGCAGAAGGACGGCTCGCTGACCAACCAGCGCCGCTTCCACACCTTCAAGGAGACGGGCGAGCCCGGCTTCCCGGACGGCATGAAGCTGGACCAGGACGGCCGCATCTACTGCACCGGCCCCGGCGGCATCCACGTCATCGAGCCCAACGGCAACGTCATCGGCGTGATCAAGCTGCCTGAGCAGTCCATCAACATGGGCTGGGGCGACGCCGATAACAAGACCCTCTACGTCGCCGCAATGACCTCCGTCTACTCCCTCCGCATGCACGTCGCGGGGCTGAAGATACCCAGGGCGAAGAAGTAG
- the rsmA gene encoding ribosomal RNA small subunit methyltransferase A: MAIPRNGVGDLSPPDPLSPTSERGGPEGESPRLPSPSRVLTIDASSHPGAHVSQSAPERRFTPAKKSLGQNFLVDRGVLRKIVDAAALTKDDTVLEIGPGRGFLTEALAQAAGKVVAVELDDALAASITEKYADNPAFRVVVADAREVDIDSIIDRHTPYKMVANLPYYAASPIIRRFLEAAHKPAVMVVMVQREVAREMCAQPGEMGVLSVATQVYGTPKIVTYVPPGSFRPSPNVTSAVVKIEVYDSPAVPFDTPESFFRVVKAGFVAPRKQIHNNLRKGLDISPEEADAVLAKAVIDPKRRAETLSMDEWGKLYDAVRSAQ, encoded by the coding sequence CTGGCAATACCTCGCAACGGTGTAGGGGACCTCTCTCCCCCTGACCCCCTCTCTCCGACTTCAGAGAGAGGGGGACCGGAAGGGGAATCCCCGCGCTTGCCTTCCCCGTCGCGTGTCCTTACGATTGATGCATCCTCGCACCCAGGCGCGCACGTGAGCCAATCCGCCCCAGAGCGGCGTTTCACCCCCGCCAAAAAATCCCTCGGCCAGAACTTCCTGGTCGACCGCGGCGTGCTCCGGAAAATCGTGGACGCCGCTGCGCTGACGAAGGACGACACCGTCCTTGAGATCGGCCCCGGGCGCGGCTTCCTCACCGAGGCGCTGGCGCAGGCCGCCGGCAAAGTGGTGGCCGTGGAGCTGGACGACGCCCTTGCCGCGTCCATCACTGAGAAGTACGCCGACAACCCGGCGTTCCGCGTCGTAGTAGCAGACGCCCGCGAGGTGGACATCGACTCCATCATCGACCGCCACACGCCGTACAAAATGGTCGCCAATCTCCCTTACTACGCCGCATCGCCTATCATCCGCCGCTTCCTGGAGGCGGCGCACAAGCCGGCTGTGATGGTCGTCATGGTCCAGCGCGAGGTCGCAAGGGAGATGTGCGCACAGCCCGGGGAGATGGGCGTCCTCTCCGTCGCAACGCAGGTCTACGGCACGCCGAAGATCGTGACGTACGTGCCGCCCGGCTCGTTCCGCCCGTCGCCGAACGTCACCTCCGCCGTCGTCAAAATCGAGGTCTACGACAGCCCCGCCGTGCCGTTCGATACGCCCGAGAGCTTCTTCCGCGTCGTTAAGGCCGGCTTCGTCGCGCCCCGCAAGCAGATACACAACAACCTGCGCAAGGGGCTCGATATCTCCCCCGAGGAGGCGGACGCCGTGCTGGCAAAGGCCGTCATCGATCCCAAACGCCGCGCCGAGACGCTGTCCATGGACGAATGGGGCAAGCTATACGATGCGGTGCGGTCCGCCCAATGA